One segment of Primulina tabacum isolate GXHZ01 chromosome 6, ASM2559414v2, whole genome shotgun sequence DNA contains the following:
- the LOC142549153 gene encoding uncharacterized protein LOC142549153 isoform X4, whose translation MSSKEKPTLGELDDLWYDNEDSSRESSLEKLKIPSDMDREWQRRHDQFHTIGYRDGLIAGKEASAQEGFNIGFKDSVSIGYNWGLARGITSLQLCFSAMAFLPLGLKEKMVETEETRNKFQRLHESIHSLSTADALVLFHEYLKRKPGNQNEDSTRSHVDADLNNQIRDMDVLQNYFRELLSLVDVKIQNESIETSLFTP comes from the exons ATGAG CTCGAAGGAGAAACCCACTCT CGGTGAACTCGATGATTTGTGGTATGACAACGAAGATTCTTCTCGTGAAAGCTCTCTTGAGAAATTAAAGATACCATCTGATATGGATAGGGAGTGGCAAAGGAGGCATGAtcaattccatacg ATTGGCTATCGTGATGGTCTCATTGCTGGAAAGGAAGCTTCTGCACAAGAAGGATTCAATATTGGCTTTAAGGATTCAGTATCTATCGGCTACAACTGGGGTCTTGCCAGAGGGATTACTAG CTTACAACTTTGTTTTAGTGCCATGGCTTTTCTTCCCCTTGGGTTGAAGGAAAAGATGGTTGAAACCGAAGAAACGAGAAACAAGTTTCAACGCTTGCACGAATCCATTCATTCTCTCTCGACTGCAGATGCTCTAGTACTTTTCCATGAATACCTGAAAAGGAAGCCGGGAAACCAGAACGAGGATTCTACTCGCAGCCATGTCGATGCAGATTTGAATAACCAAATTCGAGACATGGATGTTTTACAGAATTACTTTAGAGAGCTGCTGTCACTTGTGGATGTGAAGATTCAGAATGAATCAATCGAAACATCTTTGTTTACTCCTTAA
- the LOC142549153 gene encoding uncharacterized protein LOC142549153 isoform X3, which yields MSSSKEKPTLGELDDLWYDNEDSSRESSLEKLKIPSDMDREWQRRHDQFHTIGYRDGLIAGKEASAQEGFNIGFKDSVSIGYNWGLARGITSLQLCFSAMAFLPLGLKEKMVETEETRNKFQRLHESIHSLSTADALVLFHEYLKRKPGNQNEDSTRSHVDADLNNQIRDMDVLQNYFRELLSLVDVKIQNESIETSLFTP from the exons ATGAG CAGCTCGAAGGAGAAACCCACTCT CGGTGAACTCGATGATTTGTGGTATGACAACGAAGATTCTTCTCGTGAAAGCTCTCTTGAGAAATTAAAGATACCATCTGATATGGATAGGGAGTGGCAAAGGAGGCATGAtcaattccatacg ATTGGCTATCGTGATGGTCTCATTGCTGGAAAGGAAGCTTCTGCACAAGAAGGATTCAATATTGGCTTTAAGGATTCAGTATCTATCGGCTACAACTGGGGTCTTGCCAGAGGGATTACTAG CTTACAACTTTGTTTTAGTGCCATGGCTTTTCTTCCCCTTGGGTTGAAGGAAAAGATGGTTGAAACCGAAGAAACGAGAAACAAGTTTCAACGCTTGCACGAATCCATTCATTCTCTCTCGACTGCAGATGCTCTAGTACTTTTCCATGAATACCTGAAAAGGAAGCCGGGAAACCAGAACGAGGATTCTACTCGCAGCCATGTCGATGCAGATTTGAATAACCAAATTCGAGACATGGATGTTTTACAGAATTACTTTAGAGAGCTGCTGTCACTTGTGGATGTGAAGATTCAGAATGAATCAATCGAAACATCTTTGTTTACTCCTTAA
- the LOC142549153 gene encoding uncharacterized protein LOC142549153 isoform X1 — translation MEGRIAKELYSGVLQSTSVEGIGSTSTQAHQNLHDGELDDLWYDNEDSSRESSLEKLKIPSDMDREWQRRHDQFHTIGYRDGLIAGKEASAQEGFNIGFKDSVSIGYNWGLARGITSLQLCFSAMAFLPLGLKEKMVETEETRNKFQRLHESIHSLSTADALVLFHEYLKRKPGNQNEDSTRSHVDADLNNQIRDMDVLQNYFRELLSLVDVKIQNESIETSLFTP, via the exons atggaaggaagaataGCTAAAGAACTCTACTCTGGCGTCTTGCAGTCAACTAGTGTTGAAGGCATAGGATCAACTTCAACCCAAGCTCATCAAAATCTGCATG ACGGTGAACTCGATGATTTGTGGTATGACAACGAAGATTCTTCTCGTGAAAGCTCTCTTGAGAAATTAAAGATACCATCTGATATGGATAGGGAGTGGCAAAGGAGGCATGAtcaattccatacg ATTGGCTATCGTGATGGTCTCATTGCTGGAAAGGAAGCTTCTGCACAAGAAGGATTCAATATTGGCTTTAAGGATTCAGTATCTATCGGCTACAACTGGGGTCTTGCCAGAGGGATTACTAG CTTACAACTTTGTTTTAGTGCCATGGCTTTTCTTCCCCTTGGGTTGAAGGAAAAGATGGTTGAAACCGAAGAAACGAGAAACAAGTTTCAACGCTTGCACGAATCCATTCATTCTCTCTCGACTGCAGATGCTCTAGTACTTTTCCATGAATACCTGAAAAGGAAGCCGGGAAACCAGAACGAGGATTCTACTCGCAGCCATGTCGATGCAGATTTGAATAACCAAATTCGAGACATGGATGTTTTACAGAATTACTTTAGAGAGCTGCTGTCACTTGTGGATGTGAAGATTCAGAATGAATCAATCGAAACATCTTTGTTTACTCCTTAA
- the LOC142549153 gene encoding uncharacterized protein LOC142549153 isoform X2 — translation MEGRIAKELYSGVLQSTSVEGIGSTSTQAHQNLHDGELDDLWYDNEDSSRESSLEKLKIPSDMDREWQRRHDQFHTIGYRDGLIAGKEASAQEGFNIGFKDSVSIGYNWGLARGITSAMAFLPLGLKEKMVETEETRNKFQRLHESIHSLSTADALVLFHEYLKRKPGNQNEDSTRSHVDADLNNQIRDMDVLQNYFRELLSLVDVKIQNESIETSLFTP, via the exons atggaaggaagaataGCTAAAGAACTCTACTCTGGCGTCTTGCAGTCAACTAGTGTTGAAGGCATAGGATCAACTTCAACCCAAGCTCATCAAAATCTGCATG ACGGTGAACTCGATGATTTGTGGTATGACAACGAAGATTCTTCTCGTGAAAGCTCTCTTGAGAAATTAAAGATACCATCTGATATGGATAGGGAGTGGCAAAGGAGGCATGAtcaattccatacg ATTGGCTATCGTGATGGTCTCATTGCTGGAAAGGAAGCTTCTGCACAAGAAGGATTCAATATTGGCTTTAAGGATTCAGTATCTATCGGCTACAACTGGGGTCTTGCCAGAGGGATTACTAG TGCCATGGCTTTTCTTCCCCTTGGGTTGAAGGAAAAGATGGTTGAAACCGAAGAAACGAGAAACAAGTTTCAACGCTTGCACGAATCCATTCATTCTCTCTCGACTGCAGATGCTCTAGTACTTTTCCATGAATACCTGAAAAGGAAGCCGGGAAACCAGAACGAGGATTCTACTCGCAGCCATGTCGATGCAGATTTGAATAACCAAATTCGAGACATGGATGTTTTACAGAATTACTTTAGAGAGCTGCTGTCACTTGTGGATGTGAAGATTCAGAATGAATCAATCGAAACATCTTTGTTTACTCCTTAA